The nucleotide sequence aatattgtaaCCCTATTTGGGTTGCCCTAGTATTTTTCGAAAAACCCGTCTGGAACCCGAATCTTTTATCGAAAAAAAGCAACTGCCCGGCTCGGGCAACGGGCAAAAATCAAACCTGTCCATGCCTACATCCCAATACCTTTTGCATGGAAAACAGGCGTCcgatgaatttttcaattgccGATGTCAATAAATGGTAATATACTCCTTACTCCGAAACTGTTTCGAATAGCAGCTGTGTTGATGGTAACTAACTCTAACGCATCTGAGCATCCATTACGTGGGAGGTTGGTGCAACACTTGCTAGCATTCATTACAATTGCAAGGTTTCAAAgcaatatttgaaaatattacaaagaTTTTAATACCGCGCGGTTGATTATTGGGCCTCCACATATTTTTGTTTCgcaattgaattgaatgaCTCGTTCGATGCCTCACTTGGAGGTCGTTGCTGCGGAATCATCGTGAAATTGAGTAGGAACCACCAGCACAATTTCCCCATCTCCTGGTGCAACCAAGTTCCCAAATATGCAAccaattttaatgatgGAAAGTTATTTGCATATTTTTTGAGCGGGGTTCACGATATCACAAAATTCAGTGAGTTTATGAGCAGTAAATGGTATACAGGCTCTCATCTTTTATCACCGACACTCTGCTATccaatcaaaaaaatttataaacaTTTTAAAACTCTAATTGAAGCAGCACAGCATTTAAAAATCGTTGAAAAACAAGCAGAAAACATCAATACGAATGGTAATCGAAATGCAAAAGTATATTCGTATTTGTTGTTTCTCTCAATATTTCATTGAGAACTAGGACCAAAAAACTTTCAGTTCAAAAAATcaacaaaacaaaagatCTTAGAATAAAAAGTAACATATAAAAGCAGATTAAATTCACCATGTATAGTTTATAAATTTTCCAACTCTCAAAGTTATTTTCATAAGTGCAAATATAATAAGACAACAAGATAACAGAGATAAATTTTAACAATGAAAACAACATCGACAACTATAACAACAAGCACGACAACTGAAGTTGTTTATGAATATTCAAGTTGTAACCCCCCATATACCACCGTGACTCAAAATGGTATGACACTAAATCTAACCAATGTACATGGACCAGGTTTCTGTCCAATTCCTGGAGAATCAACTACCGCTAATGGGACATTTAGATCATTAAAAGCTAATGGTTTAGGTTATAAATGCATCTTAATTTTAATGCTATTTTTAGGACTGACAGCTGCAATAGATATTAATACACCTGGCTACTCGAATATCACATTCGTTGAAAGTGGTGGTGGTAATTATACTATAGACGGTcaacttttaatttttattgaatctGGTAAAAATGTTACAgattattttgaagattATGCCGGAACTGATGTTATCTTAAAAGATCCTGTAACAACATTGTTTACACTGATCTTACCTGGGATAACTTGGATTGTAAATGCAACTGCTCctaatgaatttgataaaagGAGTGTCGAAAGTTGGGGTTACGATGGATGGTATCAAACCTGGCACCAAATACAAACAGTTGATGCTGGAACATGGTGGTCCTCTTGGTACCCAGTTTCACATTGTGTATATACTGGGTACGATCCAGCAGGTGCCGATGTTACTTTTTCTTATGGTTATGAATACACATGGTCCTTATCATGGGGAATCAGTGCCAGTGTAGGCACAATTTCAGCCTCCACAGGATATTCAATAAgtaaatcaatttcaaaaagtGCTGAACTTACATGTCATATCCCAGGAAATTCAGTTGGTCAAGTATATTATCAGCAAGAGTTAATGTGGGCAGATATTCAAGTTCAAGACTGTAGTCGTCATGACGGTAAAATTACTTGTAGTCCATGGTCCGCTTATAACAGGATCAATGCACCAATAAAGGGTGAACAATCC is from Tetrapisispora phaffii CBS 4417 chromosome 14, complete genome and encodes:
- the TPHA0N01990 gene encoding uncharacterized protein, giving the protein MKTTSTTITTSTTTEVVYEYSSCNPPYTTVTQNGMTLNLTNVHGPGFCPIPGESTTANGTFRSLKANGLGYKCILILMLFLGLTAAIDINTPGYSNITFVESGGGNYTIDGQLLIFIESGKNVTDYFEDYAGTDVILKDPVTTLFTLILPGITWIVNATAPNEFDKRSVESWGYDGWYQTWHQIQTVDAGTWWSSWYPVSHCVYTGYDPAGADVTFSYGYEYTWSLSWGISASVGTISASTGYSISKSISKSAELTCHIPGNSVGQVYYQQELMWADIQVQDCSRHDGKITCSPWSAYNRINAPIKGEQSNWHWGCSAGNDKVDCNANVGDWLSKKHFYSE